Proteins encoded within one genomic window of Nonomuraea gerenzanensis:
- a CDS encoding type II toxin-antitoxin system VapB family antitoxin produces the protein MIFKLVGDGRPYPDHGLTNREWAQIPPRQVRLDSLITTKAMLDLHSLLAADSTFYGDLFPHVVQWQGELYLEDGLHRALRAALHQRSILHARVLELPN, from the coding sequence GTGATCTTCAAGCTAGTCGGCGACGGACGCCCTTATCCCGACCACGGTCTGACGAACCGCGAGTGGGCCCAGATCCCTCCCCGGCAGGTCCGGCTCGACTCCCTGATCACCACGAAGGCCATGCTGGACCTGCACTCGCTGCTCGCCGCCGACTCCACGTTCTACGGCGACCTTTTCCCGCACGTGGTGCAGTGGCAGGGCGAGCTGTATCTGGAGGACGGCCTGCACCGCGCGTTGCGCGCGGCGCTGCACCAACGATCGATCCTGCACGCCAGGGTCCTCGAACTGCCCAACTGA
- a CDS encoding nucleoside deaminase, with amino-acid sequence MRLALAQADAAAARGEIPVGAVVLDPLGEVLSAAGNDRESAADPTAHAEVLALRGAAAARGEWRLSGCTLVVTLEPCTMCAGAAVLARVERIVYGATDDKGGAVGSLWDVVRDRRLNHRPEVVMGVMAEECGAVLKRFFTPRRIR; translated from the coding sequence ATGCGCCTGGCTCTGGCGCAGGCCGACGCGGCCGCCGCCCGGGGGGAGATCCCCGTGGGGGCGGTCGTGCTGGACCCGCTCGGCGAGGTGCTGTCCGCCGCGGGCAACGACCGCGAGTCCGCCGCCGACCCGACGGCGCACGCCGAGGTCCTCGCGTTGCGCGGCGCCGCCGCGGCGCGCGGCGAGTGGCGGCTGAGCGGCTGCACGCTCGTGGTGACGCTGGAGCCCTGCACGATGTGCGCGGGCGCCGCCGTGCTCGCCAGGGTGGAGCGCATCGTGTACGGGGCCACGGACGACAAGGGCGGGGCCGTGGGCTCGCTCTGGGACGTCGTACGCGATCGCCGGCTCAACCACCGGCCCGAGGTCGTCATGGGTGTGATGGCCGAGGAGTGCGGTGCGGTCCTCAAGCGGTTCTTCACACCTCGCAGAATCCGGTAA
- a CDS encoding tRNA adenosine deaminase-associated protein: MASNTFSAAFVRTSDGWSGAEVDLGGAEIVDDLGDAVMEALSLTGDELALLCVEVEDEWFALARYRGEDEPRVFLSDVHAIVSDSLGELFAEFAGVAPDKDGNGLGVRPAGDFELLSDLGVSSEELLELSMEEGMLPADILSVIAERLSFADELDRLR, from the coding sequence ATGGCGTCCAACACCTTTTCTGCGGCCTTCGTCAGAACCTCCGACGGCTGGAGCGGGGCCGAGGTCGATCTCGGGGGCGCCGAGATCGTCGACGACCTCGGTGACGCGGTCATGGAGGCGCTGAGCCTCACCGGCGACGAGCTGGCGCTGCTGTGCGTCGAGGTCGAGGACGAGTGGTTCGCCCTCGCCCGCTACCGGGGCGAGGACGAGCCGCGGGTGTTCCTCTCCGACGTGCACGCCATCGTCTCCGACAGCCTGGGCGAGCTGTTCGCCGAGTTCGCCGGCGTGGCGCCCGACAAGGACGGCAACGGCCTCGGCGTGCGCCCGGCGGGCGACTTCGAGCTGCTCAGCGATCTGGGTGTGAGCTCGGAGGAGCTGCTGGAGCTGAGCATGGAGGAGGGTATGCTGCCCGCCGACATCCTGTCGGTGATCGCCGAGCGGCTGTCGTTCGCCGACGAGCTTGACCGGCTGCGGTGA
- a CDS encoding tRNA adenosine deaminase-associated protein produces MAMTDEDALDFAIVVYREDDCWQAELLPATLTSDLEGLLHAMKQQPSESGTIGLVAVGDEFFVALRVLGDRVDVFLSDIAASWDFPLAAQVLEYLDVPVPDEEELDEILQDEETVLPAGDLSIFADLGLDEMELGILSGDIDLLPEDVLSSIAARLGFSEPFERAIESVFG; encoded by the coding sequence ATGGCGATGACAGACGAGGACGCTCTTGACTTCGCCATCGTGGTCTATCGCGAGGACGACTGCTGGCAGGCCGAGCTCCTGCCTGCCACGTTGACGTCCGATCTGGAGGGGCTGCTTCACGCGATGAAGCAGCAGCCCAGCGAGAGCGGCACGATCGGCCTGGTCGCCGTCGGCGACGAGTTCTTCGTGGCGCTGCGGGTCCTGGGTGACCGGGTGGACGTGTTCCTTTCCGACATCGCCGCCTCGTGGGACTTCCCGCTGGCGGCGCAGGTGCTCGAGTACCTCGACGTCCCCGTGCCGGACGAGGAGGAGCTCGACGAGATCCTCCAGGACGAGGAGACCGTGCTCCCCGCCGGGGATCTGTCGATCTTCGCCGATCTCGGGTTGGACGAGATGGAGCTGGGCATCCTCTCCGGCGACATCGATCTGCTGCCCGAAGATGTGCTGTCCAGCATCGCCGCGCGGCTCGGCTTCTCCGAGCCGTTCGAGCGTGCCATCGAATCGGTCTTCGGCTGA
- the upp gene encoding uracil phosphoribosyltransferase translates to METLVVDHPLVAHKLTTLRDVRTDSPTFRRLADELVTLLAYEATRDVRVTEVTVETPVSPAAGVRLAKPYPLVVPILRAGLGMLDGMTRLLPTAEVGFLGMIRNESTLQAETYATRLPDDLSGRQCYVVDPMLATGGTLAAAVQFLFDRGAVDVTALCLLAAPEGLAYMDKVFANSGKPIRVVTAALDERLNENGYIVPGLGDAGDRLYGVV, encoded by the coding sequence ATGGAGACCCTCGTCGTCGATCATCCGCTCGTGGCGCACAAGCTCACCACGCTGCGCGATGTCCGCACCGACTCGCCGACCTTCCGCAGGCTCGCGGACGAGCTGGTGACGCTGCTCGCGTACGAGGCCACGCGCGACGTGCGGGTCACCGAGGTCACCGTCGAGACCCCGGTCTCGCCCGCCGCGGGCGTTCGCCTGGCCAAGCCGTACCCGCTGGTCGTGCCCATCCTGCGGGCCGGGCTCGGCATGCTCGACGGCATGACCAGGCTGCTGCCCACGGCCGAGGTCGGCTTCCTCGGCATGATCCGCAACGAGTCCACGCTGCAGGCCGAGACCTACGCCACCCGCCTGCCCGACGACCTGTCCGGCCGGCAGTGCTACGTGGTCGACCCGATGCTGGCCACCGGCGGCACGCTGGCGGCGGCCGTGCAGTTCCTGTTCGACCGGGGCGCCGTCGACGTCACGGCCCTGTGCCTGCTGGCCGCGCCCGAGGGCCTGGCGTACATGGACAAGGTGTTCGCCAACTCCGGCAAGCCGATCAGGGTCGTCACCGCGGCGCTCGACGAGCGGCTCAACGAGAACGGCTACATCGTGCCGGGCCTCGGCGACGCCGGCGATCGGCTCTACGGCGTGGTCTGA
- a CDS encoding PH domain-containing protein: MRLVTHGDSAPSSVNRYLLPHEQQVIMVRRHPAILLRPVAEVLGGLIIAALLSRFFGGGEAGGTALVVVWWLWLLLLIRFVWKVAEWSVDYFVVTSKRMLLTTGLITRKVAMMPLGKVTDMSFQRSLLGRMLGYGEFILESAGQDQALSTVEYIPYPETLYLEVCQMLFPSKDDSDD; encoded by the coding sequence ATGAGACTTGTGACCCACGGGGACTCAGCTCCATCGTCGGTCAACCGCTACCTCCTCCCCCACGAACAACAGGTCATCATGGTGCGGCGGCATCCTGCCATCCTGCTGCGCCCGGTCGCCGAGGTGCTCGGCGGCCTCATCATCGCCGCGTTGCTCAGCAGGTTCTTCGGCGGCGGCGAGGCGGGCGGCACGGCCCTCGTCGTCGTCTGGTGGCTCTGGCTGCTGCTGCTGATCCGTTTCGTATGGAAAGTCGCGGAGTGGTCGGTCGATTACTTTGTGGTGACTTCCAAGCGAATGCTGCTCACCACCGGGCTCATCACACGCAAGGTCGCGATGATGCCCCTGGGCAAGGTCACCGACATGAGCTTCCAGAGATCTCTCCTGGGGCGCATGCTCGGTTACGGTGAGTTCATCCTCGAGTCGGCGGGCCAGGATCAGGCTCTGTCAACGGTCGAGTACATTCCGTATCCGGAAACCCTCTACCTCGAGGTCTGTCAGATGCTTTTTCCCAGCAAGGACGACAGCGACGATTAA
- a CDS encoding helix-turn-helix domain-containing protein: protein MPSQGTIGDRVRGLRLNRRMSQAQLAGPDLSDSYVSLIESGKRTPTPVVARLLAERLGCTTEFLLHGIEPRQRIDTELGLRHAELELQHGDASIAADRFTEIVKAADEENAMLTAQARFGRARALEAQGRLGQAVEAFERLRREAAAHPERLADLPLTIALSRCYQRAGDRLRAHDLAAAALQQAERLSITRGELATDLAAALIEARSESESDSPELAYVRRVLDLSGVPEVVDRSGEIQALWHASAAAAAGEDSALAVRLADDAIGAGRQGRLALQLARTAMHWSRIPTAPIEEAERLIASAVRAFAVFPGTLREHGESLIVHARVKLRAGDPVGAGELATAALGLSPDRSGTTPAEAHLVLATIALDGGGDASAHLRHARELLVTLDRPVFGSDRQAARCWRELGDLYGRASARAQQTAAYRKALEAAGVRSAMAGVTADATVSH, encoded by the coding sequence ATGCCGAGTCAGGGAACCATCGGTGACCGCGTCCGAGGATTGCGGCTGAACAGGCGGATGTCTCAGGCCCAGCTGGCCGGACCCGACCTGTCTGACAGTTATGTCTCGCTCATTGAGTCGGGTAAGCGCACGCCGACTCCTGTGGTGGCGCGGCTCCTGGCCGAGCGGCTGGGGTGCACGACCGAGTTCCTCCTTCACGGGATCGAGCCTCGGCAGCGCATCGACACCGAGCTGGGCCTGCGTCACGCCGAGCTCGAATTGCAGCACGGAGACGCCTCCATCGCCGCCGACCGCTTCACGGAGATCGTGAAGGCCGCCGACGAGGAGAACGCCATGCTGACCGCGCAGGCGCGGTTCGGCAGGGCGCGTGCGCTGGAGGCCCAGGGCAGGCTGGGGCAGGCCGTGGAGGCGTTCGAGCGCCTCAGGAGAGAGGCGGCGGCGCATCCGGAGCGGCTGGCCGACCTGCCGCTCACGATCGCGCTGAGCCGCTGCTACCAGCGGGCGGGCGACCGCCTGCGGGCCCACGACCTGGCCGCCGCCGCGCTGCAGCAGGCCGAGCGGCTGTCCATCACGCGGGGCGAGCTCGCCACCGACCTGGCCGCCGCGCTGATCGAGGCGCGCAGCGAGAGCGAGAGCGACTCCCCCGAGCTGGCCTACGTCAGGCGGGTGCTGGACCTGTCCGGCGTTCCTGAAGTTGTGGACCGTTCCGGCGAGATCCAGGCCCTGTGGCACGCCAGTGCCGCCGCGGCGGCGGGCGAGGACTCGGCGCTGGCCGTGCGCCTGGCCGACGACGCGATCGGGGCGGGCCGCCAGGGCCGGCTCGCGCTGCAGCTCGCCAGGACGGCCATGCACTGGTCCCGGATCCCCACCGCACCCATCGAGGAGGCGGAGCGGCTCATCGCGAGCGCGGTCAGGGCGTTCGCGGTGTTCCCCGGCACCCTGCGCGAGCACGGCGAGAGCCTCATCGTGCACGCGCGGGTGAAGCTGCGGGCCGGCGACCCGGTCGGCGCGGGCGAGCTGGCCACCGCGGCGCTGGGGCTCTCGCCCGACCGCTCGGGCACCACCCCCGCCGAGGCGCACCTGGTGCTGGCCACCATCGCGCTCGACGGCGGCGGCGACGCCTCCGCGCACCTGCGTCACGCGCGCGAGCTGCTCGTCACGCTCGACCGCCCGGTGTTCGGCTCCGACCGCCAGGCCGCGCGTTGCTGGCGTGAGCTGGGCGATCTGTACGGCAGGGCGTCGGCCAGAGCACAGCAGACGGCGGCATATCGTAAAGCCCTCGAAGCGGCCGGAGTGCGCTCCGCCATGGCAGGGGTGACGGCAGACGCCACAGTGTCCCACTGA
- a CDS encoding FadR/GntR family transcriptional regulator → MSLRTAQRASLVDQVIDQLKEQITSGSWPMNGKIPTETVLAEQLGVGRNTVREAVRALTHAGLLECRQGDGTYVRATSELSGAMLRRLRQAEQLEILEVRRALEVESARLAATRRTEEDIRRIEAALAERERAWELDDPDFFVEADLAFHMAVAHATHNLVLIDLYEDFSAALRASITAAGTSLNKSYIPHDAIARAIAAGDAAAAERAGHACMEHILIALTES, encoded by the coding sequence GTGAGTCTGCGTACGGCGCAGCGGGCTTCGCTCGTCGACCAGGTGATCGATCAGCTCAAGGAGCAGATCACATCAGGGTCGTGGCCGATGAACGGCAAGATCCCGACCGAGACCGTGCTCGCCGAGCAGCTCGGGGTGGGTCGCAACACCGTTCGTGAGGCCGTACGCGCGCTCACGCACGCCGGGCTGCTCGAGTGCCGTCAGGGGGACGGCACTTACGTCCGCGCGACCAGCGAGCTGTCCGGAGCCATGCTCCGGCGGCTGCGCCAGGCCGAGCAGCTCGAGATCCTCGAAGTCCGCCGTGCGCTGGAGGTGGAGTCGGCGCGCCTGGCCGCCACCCGGCGCACCGAGGAGGACATCAGGCGCATCGAGGCCGCGCTGGCCGAGCGCGAGCGGGCCTGGGAGCTCGACGACCCCGACTTCTTCGTGGAGGCCGACCTGGCCTTCCACATGGCCGTCGCGCACGCCACCCACAACCTCGTGCTCATCGACCTGTACGAGGACTTCTCGGCGGCGCTGCGGGCCAGCATCACCGCTGCGGGGACGTCGCTGAACAAGAGCTACATCCCTCACGACGCGATCGCGCGGGCCATCGCCGCCGGTGACGCCGCGGCGGCCGAGCGGGCCGGGCACGCCTGCATGGAGCACATCCTCATCGCGCTCACCGAGTCGTAG
- a CDS encoding SDR family oxidoreductase, which yields MTILITGATGTVSRAVLRSLAGTEDVRVLVRDPAKAPAGVQVAVGDLDEPGTLGEAFRGVRTLWLLTAMGPQAPHRSMNAVWAARQAGVEHVVRMSAIGAAHDAPTRNGRLHALSDVELTASGLGWTILRPAFFMQNLLGSVDGDTLYGALGEGRIGMVDVRDIGDFAAEVLRAPGRHRGATYTLTGPASISLGTVAEELSQLYGTPITYRPVPVEAGVRSMLEAGLPEWDAKVTGEYLTAYSRGWGDFTTQDFEKVVGRPATPFARFARDHAEQLRPTTR from the coding sequence ATGACCATCCTGATCACCGGTGCGACCGGCACCGTCTCACGCGCCGTGCTGCGCTCCCTGGCGGGCACCGAGGACGTGCGGGTGCTGGTGCGCGACCCGGCCAAGGCGCCGGCGGGCGTGCAGGTCGCGGTCGGCGACCTCGACGAGCCCGGCACACTGGGCGAGGCGTTCCGCGGGGTGCGCACGTTGTGGCTGCTGACCGCCATGGGGCCGCAGGCGCCGCACCGCAGCATGAACGCCGTCTGGGCGGCACGGCAGGCGGGCGTGGAGCACGTGGTGCGCATGTCGGCCATCGGCGCCGCGCACGACGCGCCGACGCGCAACGGCCGCCTGCACGCGCTGTCGGACGTGGAGCTGACGGCCTCCGGCCTCGGCTGGACCATCCTGCGCCCGGCCTTCTTCATGCAGAACCTTCTCGGCTCGGTCGACGGCGACACCCTGTACGGCGCGCTGGGCGAGGGCAGGATCGGCATGGTCGACGTGCGCGACATCGGCGACTTCGCGGCCGAGGTCCTGCGCGCGCCGGGACGGCACCGGGGCGCCACCTACACTCTCACGGGCCCGGCCAGCATCTCGCTGGGAACGGTCGCCGAGGAGCTGTCACAGCTGTACGGCACGCCCATCACCTACCGGCCGGTGCCGGTGGAGGCAGGCGTGCGCTCGATGCTGGAGGCGGGGCTGCCCGAGTGGGACGCCAAGGTCACGGGGGAGTACCTGACGGCGTACTCGCGGGGCTGGGGCGACTTCACGACCCAGGACTTCGAGAAGGTGGTGGGCCGCCCGGCCACGCCGTTCGCCCGCTTCGCCCGCGACCACGCCGAGCAGCTGCGGCCTACGACTCGGTGA
- a CDS encoding antibiotic biosynthesis monooxygenase yields the protein MTTTVELTRFRVSPDRAGDLLAARSEMIADFQADRAGFLGARLVRVSADEWLDIVEWRSGADFAASRAKGANRPGIRAFFELIDELVSTEEGTLS from the coding sequence ATGACGACGACGGTGGAACTCACCCGGTTCCGGGTGTCTCCCGATCGCGCCGGCGACCTGCTCGCCGCCCGATCGGAAATGATCGCCGATTTCCAGGCGGACCGGGCCGGATTCCTGGGCGCCAGGCTGGTTCGCGTGTCCGCTGATGAATGGCTGGACATCGTGGAGTGGCGATCGGGCGCCGACTTCGCCGCCTCGCGGGCGAAGGGGGCCAACCGGCCCGGCATCCGGGCCTTCTTCGAGCTGATCGACGAGCTTGTCTCCACAGAGGAGGGGACCCTGTCATGA
- a CDS encoding MarR family winged helix-turn-helix transcriptional regulator, giving the protein MRRSQRKQEDPDLGVLSSRTLFSLQRELFAKLSEQGHPELRPRHGAVMAYLDEEGSRATDLAAQSGQHKQVIGTLVDELVALGYVRRQPDPADRRAKLIVPTDKGLDHMARSDAVLAEMEAEHAKAVGEAAYAEFKRVFRLVVKRQAGS; this is encoded by the coding sequence ATGCGCAGGAGCCAGCGCAAGCAGGAGGATCCGGATCTAGGCGTCCTGTCCAGCCGGACGCTCTTCAGCCTGCAACGCGAGCTGTTCGCGAAGCTGAGCGAGCAGGGGCATCCCGAGCTGCGGCCCAGGCACGGCGCGGTGATGGCCTACCTGGACGAGGAGGGCAGCAGGGCCACGGATCTGGCCGCCCAGTCGGGCCAGCACAAGCAGGTGATCGGCACGCTGGTGGACGAGCTGGTGGCGCTCGGGTACGTGCGGCGGCAGCCCGATCCGGCCGACCGGCGGGCCAAGCTGATCGTGCCCACCGACAAGGGGCTCGACCACATGGCCAGGTCGGACGCCGTGCTGGCCGAGATGGAGGCGGAGCACGCCAAGGCCGTCGGCGAGGCGGCGTACGCGGAGTTCAAGCGGGTGTTCAGGCTGGTCGTCAAGCGCCAGGCGGGCTCGTGA
- the dnaN gene encoding DNA polymerase III subunit beta, with protein MKIRVNRDVLAEAVAWAARVLPSRPVVPVLSGLLLEAGEDLTLSAFDYDVSARAAIDADVAEEGRVLIPGRLLAEISRSLPADDVELVTEGPEAVLTCGSAEFGLITMPVEDFPSMPAMPESIGAIGGGVFASAVAQVAPAASRDDTLPMLTGIRVDIEGESVAMAATDRYRIAARDFGWRPARPDVAVSAMVPARVLVEVAKSLRGGEVSIAMGDGVAGFESVGRSTTVRLLDEQFIDYRARLTSDWSIRADVAVAPFVGAIKRVALVAERNTAIRLSFSQGQVLIQAGGGDIGRGAEVVPCELRGEDIQIAFQSQFLLDGLTGIESDLARINMESPTRPALIQDVPGDAEPAFRYLVMSLRQT; from the coding sequence GTGAAAATCCGGGTTAACCGCGATGTTCTTGCAGAAGCAGTGGCATGGGCTGCCCGAGTTCTGCCCAGCCGCCCCGTGGTGCCCGTCCTGTCCGGATTGTTGCTGGAGGCGGGCGAGGACCTCACGCTGTCCGCGTTCGACTACGACGTCTCGGCGCGGGCCGCGATCGACGCCGACGTCGCCGAGGAGGGGCGGGTGCTGATCCCCGGGCGGCTGCTGGCCGAGATCAGCCGCAGCCTGCCCGCCGACGACGTCGAGCTCGTCACGGAGGGCCCGGAGGCAGTGCTGACCTGCGGGAGCGCCGAGTTCGGGCTGATCACGATGCCGGTCGAGGACTTCCCGAGCATGCCGGCCATGCCCGAGAGCATCGGCGCCATCGGCGGCGGCGTGTTCGCCTCCGCGGTCGCCCAGGTGGCGCCGGCCGCCAGCCGCGACGACACGCTGCCGATGCTCACCGGCATCCGGGTCGACATCGAGGGCGAGTCGGTGGCGATGGCGGCCACCGACCGCTACCGCATCGCCGCCCGCGACTTCGGCTGGCGTCCGGCCCGCCCCGACGTCGCCGTCTCGGCCATGGTCCCGGCCCGGGTGCTGGTCGAGGTGGCCAAGTCGCTGCGCGGCGGCGAGGTCTCGATCGCGATGGGCGACGGGGTGGCCGGGTTCGAGAGCGTCGGGCGCAGCACCACCGTGCGGCTGCTCGACGAGCAGTTCATCGACTACCGCGCCAGGCTGACCTCCGACTGGTCGATCAGGGCCGACGTGGCGGTGGCCCCGTTCGTCGGGGCGATCAAGCGGGTGGCCCTGGTGGCCGAGCGCAACACCGCGATCAGGCTGTCGTTCAGCCAGGGGCAGGTGCTGATCCAGGCGGGCGGCGGCGACATCGGGCGCGGCGCCGAGGTCGTCCCGTGCGAGCTGCGCGGTGAGGACATCCAGATCGCCTTCCAGTCGCAGTTCCTGCTCGACGGGCTGACGGGCATCGAGAGCGACCTGGCCCGCATCAACATGGAGTCGCCCACCAGGCCGGCGCTCATCCAGGACGTGCCGGGCGACGCCGAGCCGGCCTTCCGCTACCTGGTCATGTCGCTGCGCCAGACCTGA
- a CDS encoding response regulator transcription factor: MNRVLIAEDLYLLRDGLVHLLQAHGFTVVAAVESGPELLKGLLELRPDVSIVDVRLPPTLTDEGLQASLAARKQIPGLPVLVLSQHVEQLYARELLADGSGGIGYLLKDRVFNAEQFVDAVRRVAAGGTAMDPEVIAKLLARNARNEPLAALTPREREVLEAMAEGRSNAAISQRLYLSESSVAKHTASIFAKLGLAPSDDDNRRVLAVLAYLDSR, translated from the coding sequence ATGAACCGCGTACTGATCGCCGAAGACCTCTACCTCCTCAGGGACGGCCTGGTGCACCTGCTGCAGGCCCACGGCTTCACGGTGGTGGCGGCCGTGGAGAGTGGCCCCGAGCTGCTGAAGGGCCTGCTGGAGCTGCGTCCCGACGTGTCTATCGTGGACGTGCGGCTGCCGCCCACGCTCACCGACGAGGGCCTGCAGGCCTCGCTGGCGGCCAGGAAGCAGATCCCGGGGCTGCCCGTGCTGGTGCTGTCACAGCACGTCGAGCAGCTCTACGCGCGCGAGCTGCTGGCCGACGGCTCGGGCGGGATCGGCTACCTGCTCAAGGACCGGGTCTTCAACGCCGAGCAGTTCGTGGACGCCGTGCGCAGGGTCGCCGCGGGCGGCACCGCCATGGACCCCGAGGTGATCGCCAAGCTGCTGGCCAGGAACGCCAGGAACGAGCCGCTGGCCGCGCTCACGCCGCGCGAGCGCGAGGTGCTGGAGGCGATGGCCGAGGGACGCTCGAACGCGGCCATCTCGCAGCGGCTCTATCTCAGTGAGAGCTCCGTGGCCAAGCACACGGCCTCCATCTTCGCCAAGCTCGGGCTCGCGCCGTCGGACGACGACAACCGGCGCGTGCTGGCCGTGCTCGCCTATCTCGACAGCCGCTGA
- a CDS encoding sensor histidine kinase has product MLRRYGHVATLLALAIVQIPMIALTGLMLLLSFALGMVFLFPPQAMLVRRLAALNRRLVRDGAGVEIDSPYLPPPPPPVPQPDGMYRSDRTLYKTPRVPAWNNRWKWLVSDPATWRDHIWLLVDPLVKVALAPLLVLLPGRGLRAYGLWSKKLLDPTAASRLAGQVSHLRRTRNLAADSQAAEMRRIERDLHDGTQARLVAIGMTLGAVEELVESDPKAAKALLAKARDASSETLTELRRVIRGIHPPVLAERGLADAVRALAMDSPLDVTVEVNLPNRPEAPVEAAVYFAVSELLSNAARHGDARTATVDISANGASLRVTVTDDGLGGADPDKGSGLIGIERRLAAFDGVLALNSPPGGPTIVSMELPKVLPVPWAQDFSKMPRWKSVLIIVLWATAWCPTFPQGVVAAIFKIFGVEEKTWFLALHLPLPWQWPVILGMISLGVIMHVMAIRIPATHNREKFMAEATPTKPWC; this is encoded by the coding sequence ATGCTGCGAAGGTACGGTCACGTCGCGACGCTGCTCGCGCTCGCCATCGTGCAGATCCCCATGATCGCCCTGACGGGCCTCATGCTGCTCCTGTCCTTCGCCCTGGGCATGGTCTTCCTGTTCCCGCCGCAGGCGATGCTGGTCAGGAGGCTGGCCGCGCTCAACCGCCGGCTGGTACGTGACGGGGCAGGCGTCGAGATCGACTCCCCGTACCTGCCGCCGCCCCCGCCCCCGGTTCCGCAGCCCGACGGGATGTACCGCTCGGACCGCACGCTCTACAAGACCCCGCGGGTGCCGGCCTGGAACAACCGGTGGAAGTGGCTGGTCAGCGACCCGGCGACGTGGCGGGATCACATCTGGCTGCTGGTCGACCCGCTGGTGAAGGTGGCGCTGGCGCCGCTGCTCGTGCTGCTCCCGGGGCGCGGCCTGCGCGCGTACGGGCTGTGGAGCAAGAAGCTGCTGGACCCCACCGCCGCCAGCCGCCTGGCCGGCCAGGTCAGCCACCTCAGGCGCACCAGGAACCTGGCCGCCGACTCCCAGGCGGCCGAGATGCGCAGGATCGAGCGCGACCTGCACGACGGCACGCAGGCCAGGCTCGTGGCGATCGGCATGACGCTGGGCGCCGTCGAGGAGCTGGTCGAGAGCGACCCGAAGGCGGCCAAGGCGCTGCTGGCCAAGGCGCGGGACGCCTCCTCCGAGACGCTCACGGAGCTGCGCCGGGTCATCCGCGGCATCCACCCGCCGGTGCTGGCCGAGCGCGGCCTGGCCGACGCCGTGCGCGCGCTGGCCATGGACAGCCCGCTCGACGTCACCGTGGAGGTCAACCTGCCGAACCGGCCGGAGGCCCCGGTGGAGGCCGCCGTGTACTTCGCGGTCAGCGAGCTGCTGTCGAACGCCGCCCGGCACGGCGACGCCCGTACCGCGACGGTGGACATCAGCGCCAACGGGGCGAGCCTGCGCGTCACGGTGACCGACGACGGCCTGGGCGGCGCCGACCCGGACAAGGGCAGCGGCCTGATCGGCATCGAGCGGCGGCTGGCCGCCTTCGACGGCGTGCTGGCCCTGAACAGCCCGCCCGGCGGCCCCACGATCGTGAGCATGGAGCTGCCCAAGGTGCTGCCCGTGCCGTGGGCTCAGGACTTCAGCAAGATGCCGCGCTGGAAGTCGGTCCTGATCATCGTCCTGTGGGCCACGGCCTGGTGCCCGACGTTCCCCCAGGGGGTGGTGGCGGCCATCTTCAAGATCTTCGGGGTGGAGGAGAAGACCTGGTTCCTCGCGCTGCACCTGCCCCTGCCCTGGCAGTGGCCGGTGATCCTGGGCATGATCTCGCTGGGTGTCATCATGCATGTCATGGCCATCCGCATCCCGGCCACGCACAACCGGGAGAAGTTCATGGCGGAAGCGACCCCGACGAAACCCTGGTGCTGA